One Peterkaempfera bronchialis DNA window includes the following coding sequences:
- a CDS encoding Lrp/AsnC family transcriptional regulator, with protein sequence MKAADVTVDDLDRRIVAALQIDGRASWRRIASALGEPERTVARRGARLLEAGLVTVTGLISRGETVIVRLQCRPGTVRDAAVATALRGDTVFSYVLAGPLDCVAEVQCPPEQLARFMLDELPALPGIAVQHVSPVLRYFRTVHEWHPGILDAAETAALSRFPAPPEGVSAPVEELGPEEWRILEALAEDGRRTHEELAALAGVSEATARRRVESLSRSGRISIRASVEPALLGLPVEALLWIRTRPDEVAGVGRLLLESPLVRYAAEVMGEYQLLVDVTQPSKEALHRFLSTEPWVRKAEAVQSSLVVEAWKRSAAPTPLLRERLAQQRSGTDDLTSAGGVGAR encoded by the coding sequence GTGAAGGCAGCCGATGTGACCGTGGACGACCTCGACCGGCGCATCGTCGCCGCCCTCCAGATCGACGGCCGGGCCTCCTGGCGCCGGATCGCCTCCGCGCTCGGCGAGCCGGAACGCACGGTGGCGCGGCGCGGGGCGCGGCTGCTGGAGGCCGGACTGGTCACCGTGACCGGGCTGATCAGCCGGGGCGAGACGGTGATCGTCCGGCTCCAGTGCCGGCCGGGCACCGTCCGGGACGCGGCGGTGGCCACCGCGCTGCGGGGCGACACCGTCTTCAGTTATGTGCTGGCCGGGCCGCTGGACTGCGTCGCCGAGGTGCAGTGCCCGCCGGAGCAGCTGGCCCGCTTCATGCTGGACGAGCTGCCGGCGCTGCCGGGGATCGCGGTGCAGCATGTGTCGCCGGTGCTGCGGTACTTCCGTACGGTCCACGAATGGCACCCGGGCATCCTGGACGCGGCGGAGACCGCCGCCCTCTCCCGGTTCCCCGCCCCGCCGGAGGGGGTCTCGGCGCCGGTCGAGGAGCTCGGCCCGGAGGAGTGGCGGATCCTGGAGGCGCTGGCCGAGGACGGCCGCCGGACACACGAGGAGCTGGCCGCCCTGGCGGGCGTCTCGGAGGCGACCGCCCGGCGGCGGGTGGAGTCGCTGTCGCGCAGCGGCCGGATCAGCATCCGGGCCTCGGTGGAGCCGGCGCTGCTGGGGCTGCCGGTGGAGGCGCTGCTCTGGATCCGGACCCGGCCGGACGAGGTCGCGGGGGTGGGGCGGCTGCTGCTGGAGTCGCCGCTGGTGCGGTATGCGGCGGAGGTGATGGGCGAGTACCAGCTGCTGGTGGACGTCACCCAGCCGTCCAAGGAGGCGCTGCACCGCTTTCTGAGTACCGAGCCGTGGGTGCGGAAGGCCGAGGCGGTGCAGTCGAGCCTGGTCGTGGAGGCATGGAAGCGCAGCGCCGCCCCCACCCCGCTGCTGCGCGAGCGCCTCGCCCAACAGCGGAGCGGCACCGACGACCTGACCTCGGCCGGGGGCGTCGGAGCGCGCTGA